Proteins from a genomic interval of Aquabacterium sp. J223:
- a CDS encoding type IV secretion system protein, whose translation MFNWVGGQLDGILSTYVLGVVSTLMTALAPIALTAMTLWVALYGWAVLRNEVSETLPVFMWKVFKILLVLAFALQSGLYIANVSDTANALAMGVASTFLPAGVDPATVTTPYALLDKFNDDASAQVSDIMKEASMFRVDLFLAAAIFSIGSVVFLCIALFVVTLSKLFLTFVIAVGPLFVLCLAWRPTARFFDSWLSMVLNAVVLTWFAFFALGLSTFMGVSMFKAIQDGGGFLGGTFNVLGEATRYCVLMILMAIICFQAPSLASALTGGAAVQQGIQMIQNAMMVSGLRSASAARGSGAGAAAGGVVQAGTGLPYAAGRATAAAALTGSRFAGTMATGAAAFARQGFTAARTAAYRLAALRGRS comes from the coding sequence ATGTTCAACTGGGTCGGTGGACAGCTCGACGGCATCCTGAGCACTTACGTGCTCGGAGTCGTCTCGACGCTGATGACGGCGCTCGCGCCGATTGCGCTGACCGCAATGACCCTGTGGGTTGCACTCTATGGCTGGGCCGTGCTTCGCAACGAGGTGTCCGAGACTCTGCCAGTATTCATGTGGAAGGTCTTCAAGATCTTGCTGGTCCTGGCCTTCGCACTTCAATCGGGCCTCTACATCGCCAACGTCTCAGACACCGCCAACGCTTTGGCCATGGGAGTAGCCTCGACGTTCCTACCGGCTGGCGTTGACCCCGCAACGGTGACCACACCGTACGCCCTGCTCGACAAGTTCAACGACGATGCGAGCGCGCAGGTGTCGGACATCATGAAGGAAGCCAGCATGTTCCGGGTGGACCTCTTCTTGGCGGCTGCCATCTTCTCGATCGGCTCGGTCGTGTTTCTCTGCATCGCGCTGTTCGTGGTCACGTTGTCGAAGTTGTTCCTGACCTTCGTGATCGCGGTCGGACCGCTGTTTGTGCTGTGCCTGGCGTGGCGACCTACGGCGCGTTTCTTCGACAGCTGGCTTTCGATGGTGCTCAACGCGGTGGTGTTGACCTGGTTCGCGTTCTTCGCGCTGGGCCTGAGTACCTTCATGGGCGTGTCCATGTTCAAGGCGATTCAGGATGGGGGCGGCTTCCTCGGTGGCACGTTCAACGTGCTCGGCGAAGCAACGCGCTACTGCGTTCTGATGATCCTCATGGCCATCATCTGCTTCCAGGCCCCGAGCCTCGCGTCAGCCCTCACCGGTGGTGCCGCCGTACAGCAAGGGATTCAGATGATCCAGAACGCGATGATGGTCTCGGGCCTGCGTTCGGCATCCGCTGCGCGCGGTTCAGGCGCCGGCGCGGCGGCTGGCGGCGTCGTCCAAGCCGGCACCGGGCTCCCATACGCGGCCGGCCGAGCTACAGCCGCCGCTGCATTGACCGGCAGCCGCTTCGCCGGAACGATGGCCACCGGTGCCGCAGCCTTCGCCCGCCAGGGATTCACCGCGGCTCGCACTGCCGCCTACCGGCTGGCCGCC